In one Mycobacterium heckeshornense genomic region, the following are encoded:
- the pyk gene encoding pyruvate kinase, translating to MNRRGKIVCTLGPASNTDEMVPALVEAGMDVARMNFSHGDYNDHKAAYERVRAASDATGRAVGVLADLQGPKIRLGRFAGGATYWATGETVRITVDDCQGTHDRVSTTYKQLANDAVAGDKVLVDDGRIGLQVENVEGDDVVCTVTEGGPVSNNKGMSLPGMNVSAPALSDKDIEDLRFALDLGVDMVALSFVRSPSDVELVHDVMDRFGRRVPVIAKLEKPEAIDNLEAIVLAFDAIMVARGDLGVELPLEEVPLVQKRAIQMARENAKPVIVATQMLDSMIENPRPTRAEASDVANAVLDGADALMLSGETAVGKYPLAAVKTMSRIICAVEENSVAAPPLTHIPRTKRGVISYAARDIGERLDAKALVAFTQSGDTVRRLARLHTPLPLLAFTDLPEVRSQLAMTWGTETFIVPHMQSTDGMIRQVDKSLLELGRYKRGDLVVIVAGAPPGTVGSTNLIHVHRIGEDDV from the coding sequence GTGAACAGACGCGGCAAGATCGTCTGCACCCTGGGCCCGGCGTCCAACACCGACGAGATGGTTCCAGCGTTGGTCGAGGCCGGAATGGACGTCGCGCGAATGAACTTCAGCCACGGCGACTACAACGATCACAAAGCCGCATACGAACGGGTGCGCGCCGCTTCCGATGCCACCGGCCGTGCGGTCGGTGTGCTGGCCGACCTGCAGGGCCCGAAGATCAGGCTGGGCCGCTTCGCCGGCGGGGCGACGTATTGGGCGACCGGTGAGACGGTGCGGATCACTGTCGACGACTGCCAGGGCACCCATGACCGGGTCTCGACGACCTACAAGCAACTGGCCAACGACGCGGTAGCCGGCGACAAGGTGTTGGTCGACGACGGCAGAATCGGTCTGCAGGTCGAAAACGTCGAAGGCGACGACGTGGTGTGCACCGTCACCGAAGGCGGCCCGGTCAGCAACAACAAGGGGATGTCGCTGCCGGGAATGAACGTGTCGGCTCCGGCCTTGTCGGACAAGGACATTGAAGACCTTCGGTTCGCGTTGGACCTCGGTGTCGACATGGTGGCGTTGTCGTTCGTGCGTTCACCGTCGGACGTCGAGCTGGTCCACGACGTGATGGATCGGTTCGGTCGGCGGGTGCCGGTGATCGCCAAGCTGGAGAAGCCCGAGGCGATCGACAACCTCGAAGCGATCGTGCTGGCGTTCGATGCGATCATGGTGGCCCGCGGCGATCTGGGCGTCGAGTTGCCGTTGGAAGAGGTGCCGCTGGTGCAAAAGCGCGCCATTCAGATGGCCCGCGAAAACGCCAAGCCGGTCATCGTCGCGACACAAATGCTGGATTCGATGATCGAGAACCCACGACCCACCCGGGCCGAGGCCTCCGACGTCGCTAACGCCGTCCTCGACGGCGCCGACGCGCTGATGCTGTCCGGCGAGACCGCGGTCGGCAAGTATCCGCTGGCGGCGGTCAAGACGATGTCGCGGATCATCTGCGCGGTCGAGGAGAACTCGGTCGCCGCCCCGCCGCTGACGCACATCCCGCGCACCAAGCGTGGCGTGATCTCCTACGCTGCCCGCGACATCGGCGAGCGGCTCGACGCCAAGGCCTTGGTTGCGTTCACCCAATCCGGCGACACCGTACGCCGTCTGGCCCGGCTGCATACCCCGCTGCCGCTGCTGGCCTTCACCGACCTACCCGAGGTGCGCAGCCAGCTGGCCATGACGTGGGGCACCGAGACCTTCATCGTTCCGCACATGCAGTCCACCGACGGCATGATCCGCCAGGTCGACAAGTCGCTGTTGGAACTGGGTCGCTACAAACGGGGTGACCTCGTCGTCATCGTCGCGGGCGCACCGCCGGGCACCGTGGGCTCGACCAACCTGATCCACGTGCACCGGATCGGCGAGGACGATGTCTAG
- the trpA gene encoding tryptophan synthase subunit alpha produces MTVKQSETSRLAPLFTTCRDSDRAALIGYLPTGYPDVQTSIAAMIALVECGCDLIEVGVPYSDPGMDGPTIAAASEAALRGGVRVRDTLTAVEAISAAGGRAVVMTYWNPVLRYGVDAFARDLAAAGGYGLITPDLIPDEAELWLAASDEHGLDRIFLVAPSSTPQRLAATVEASRGFVYAASTMGVTGARDVVSRTAPELVRRIRAVSDIPVGVGLGVRSRQQAAEIASYADAVIVGSALVSALAEGTPTLCALAGELATGVRQRNSSP; encoded by the coding sequence ATGACGGTGAAGCAAAGCGAAACAAGCCGATTGGCACCGCTTTTCACGACGTGCCGAGACAGCGATCGGGCGGCTCTGATCGGATACCTGCCGACGGGGTATCCCGACGTGCAGACCTCGATCGCGGCGATGATCGCGCTGGTCGAATGTGGCTGTGACCTCATCGAAGTGGGTGTGCCCTACTCGGATCCGGGCATGGACGGCCCAACCATCGCCGCAGCGTCCGAAGCGGCACTTCGCGGCGGGGTGCGGGTCCGCGACACGCTGACCGCCGTCGAGGCGATCAGTGCCGCCGGTGGTCGTGCGGTGGTGATGACGTACTGGAACCCGGTGCTGCGCTACGGGGTTGACGCGTTTGCCCGCGACTTGGCCGCGGCCGGAGGGTATGGACTCATCACGCCCGACCTGATTCCCGACGAGGCGGAACTGTGGTTGGCCGCGTCCGACGAGCACGGTCTGGATCGCATCTTCCTGGTCGCCCCGTCGTCGACACCCCAGCGCCTGGCCGCGACCGTCGAGGCGTCGCGGGGCTTCGTCTACGCGGCGTCGACGATGGGCGTGACCGGAGCACGCGATGTGGTGTCGCGAACCGCGCCCGAATTGGTCCGCCGGATACGGGCGGTGTCTGACATCCCGGTCGGTGTCGGCTTGGGAGTGCGGTCACGACAGCAGGCCGCCGAGATAGCCAGCTACGCTGACGCCGTCATCGTCGGTTCAGCGCTGGTGTCGGCTTTAGCCGAGGGCACGCCGACGTTGTGCGCACTGGCCGGAGAGCTGGCTACCGGTGTGCGGCAAAGGAATTCCTCACCATGA
- a CDS encoding IS1380 family transposase, producing MQSAYTFSTESAVFDEQNLVSAAGLVPVLELAEQSGLSRLIGEHIDLPSTRVASGAVNAAGKLTTIIAGMMCGADSIDDVNVLRAGGTPRVFDEVYAPSTLGIFLREFSFGHSNQLAAVAREHLVALAAHTPLLPGIEQRAFLDIDSLLRPVYGHHKQGASFGHAKIASRALLRLGLSPQITTLSTAQAPPVIAEARLRSGRAGSGRAAARQVKQAITTARRCGAGTIMLRGDSAFGTKKVMATCVAEGIEFSVSVARNKRISTAIAGIGEHAYTPVHYPGAVADPDTGALISDAQVAETPYTLRLGGGRTLTVRLIVRRVKDARYPDALFAVWRYHPFVTNSDLPTAQADITHRRHAIIETTFADLIDGPLAHIPSGLFAANCAWLACTVIAHNLLRATGTLASGEHVVARGATLRRDLVNIPARFAAPARKPMLHLPAHWPWQIGWKTLWNNIIGHSPAIPRAG from the coding sequence GTGCAATCAGCATACACGTTTAGCACCGAGTCCGCCGTGTTCGACGAGCAGAATTTGGTGTCGGCGGCGGGTTTGGTGCCGGTGCTGGAATTGGCTGAGCAGAGCGGTCTTTCGCGGTTGATCGGCGAGCACATCGATCTGCCCAGCACCCGGGTGGCCTCGGGCGCGGTCAATGCGGCCGGCAAGCTGACCACGATCATCGCGGGCATGATGTGCGGGGCGGACAGCATCGACGATGTGAATGTGCTGCGCGCCGGCGGCACGCCGCGGGTCTTCGATGAGGTGTATGCGCCCTCGACGCTGGGGATCTTCCTGCGCGAGTTCAGCTTCGGGCATTCCAACCAGCTCGCCGCGGTGGCCCGCGAGCATCTGGTGGCACTCGCGGCGCACACCCCGCTTTTGCCCGGCATCGAGCAGCGCGCGTTTTTAGACATCGACTCGCTGCTGCGCCCGGTCTACGGACACCACAAGCAGGGCGCCTCGTTCGGGCACGCCAAGATCGCCAGCCGCGCGCTGCTGCGATTGGGCCTTTCACCGCAGATCACCACGCTGTCGACCGCGCAGGCGCCGCCGGTGATTGCCGAGGCGCGGCTACGCAGCGGGCGGGCCGGCTCCGGGCGTGCGGCGGCCCGCCAAGTCAAGCAGGCCATCACCACCGCCCGCCGGTGCGGCGCGGGCACCATCATGCTGCGCGGCGACTCGGCGTTCGGCACCAAGAAGGTGATGGCCACCTGCGTTGCCGAAGGTATCGAATTCTCCGTGTCGGTGGCCCGAAACAAGCGCATCAGCACCGCCATCGCCGGCATCGGCGAGCACGCCTACACCCCGGTGCACTACCCGGGCGCGGTGGCTGACCCCGACACCGGCGCGCTGATCTCTGATGCCCAGGTCGCCGAAACGCCCTACACGCTGCGCCTGGGCGGCGGGCGCACGCTCACCGTCCGGCTGATCGTGCGCCGTGTCAAAGATGCCCGCTACCCCGACGCGCTGTTTGCGGTGTGGCGCTATCACCCATTTGTGACCAACTCCGATTTGCCCACCGCCCAGGCCGACATCACCCACCGCCGCCATGCCATCATCGAGACCACCTTCGCCGACCTCATCGACGGCCCATTGGCTCATATCCCCTCTGGGCTGTTTGCAGCCAATTGCGCCTGGCTGGCCTGCACGGTGATCGCGCACAACCTGCTACGCGCCACCGGCACCCTCGCCAGCGGTGAGCACGTCGTCGCGCGCGGTGCGACCCTGCGCCGCGACCTGGTCAACATCCCAGCCCGCTTCGCCGCGCCCGCCCGTAAGCCGATGTTGCACCTGCCCGCGCACTGGCCATGGCAGATCGGGTGGAAAACCCTGTGGAACAACATCATCGGTCACAGTCCGGCGATCCCACGAGCAGGGTGA
- the trpB gene encoding tryptophan synthase subunit beta gives MADLSGPELPRSSAAVAEPTRHDPDSRGHFGVYGGRFVAEALMAVIEEVTAAYDKSRTDQEFLDALDKLQANYAGRPSPLYEARRLSAHAHGARIFLKREDLNHTGSHKINNVLGQALLAQRMGKTRVIAETGAGQHGVATATACALLGLDCVIYMGAVDTARQALNVARMRLLGAEVVSVESGSKTLKDAINEAFRDWVTNAENTYYCFGTAAGPHPFPTMVRDFQRIIGLETRVQIQDQAGRLPDAVTACVGGGSNAIGIFHAFLDDPAVRLVGFEAAGDGVETGRHAATFTGGSPGAFHGSYSYLLQDDDGQTIESHSISAGLDYPGVGPEHAWLRETGRAEYRAVTDAEAMDAFGLLSRSEGIIPAIESAHAVAGALQLGAEMGSGAVIVVNLSGRGDKDVETAAQWFGLLDTRGDSHS, from the coding sequence ATGGCAGATCTTTCCGGCCCGGAGCTTCCTCGCTCCAGTGCGGCCGTCGCCGAACCGACCCGCCACGACCCCGACAGCCGTGGCCATTTCGGTGTGTACGGTGGCCGATTCGTCGCCGAGGCGCTGATGGCGGTCATCGAGGAAGTCACGGCCGCCTACGACAAGTCCCGCACCGACCAGGAATTCCTCGACGCCCTCGACAAATTGCAGGCGAATTACGCGGGCCGGCCGTCGCCGCTGTACGAGGCTCGCCGGCTCAGCGCGCATGCGCACGGGGCCCGCATCTTCCTCAAGCGAGAAGACTTGAACCACACCGGTTCTCACAAGATCAACAATGTGCTCGGCCAGGCCTTGCTGGCGCAGCGGATGGGCAAGACGAGGGTGATCGCCGAGACCGGCGCCGGACAGCACGGGGTGGCCACTGCCACCGCATGCGCGTTGCTCGGGCTGGACTGTGTCATCTACATGGGTGCGGTCGATACCGCGCGCCAAGCCCTCAACGTGGCGCGGATGCGGCTGCTGGGCGCCGAGGTCGTGTCGGTCGAATCCGGTTCGAAGACCCTCAAGGACGCCATCAACGAAGCCTTCCGGGATTGGGTGACCAACGCCGAGAACACCTACTACTGTTTCGGTACCGCCGCCGGTCCGCATCCCTTCCCGACCATGGTGCGCGACTTTCAGCGGATCATCGGGCTCGAGACGCGGGTGCAGATCCAGGACCAGGCGGGTCGACTGCCCGACGCCGTCACCGCGTGCGTGGGTGGGGGATCGAACGCCATTGGGATCTTCCATGCATTTCTCGACGATCCAGCAGTTCGGCTGGTGGGATTCGAGGCCGCAGGCGACGGCGTCGAAACCGGTCGGCACGCCGCGACCTTCACCGGCGGGTCACCCGGTGCGTTCCACGGCTCGTATTCGTATCTGCTGCAAGACGACGACGGCCAGACCATCGAATCGCACTCGATCTCGGCGGGCCTGGACTATCCCGGGGTAGGGCCGGAACATGCGTGGCTGCGGGAAACCGGACGCGCCGAGTACCGGGCCGTCACCGATGCCGAGGCGATGGACGCGTTCGGGCTGCTGAGCCGCAGCGAAGGCATCATCCCGGCGATCGAATCCGCACATGCGGTGGCCGGCGCGCTGCAACTGGGCGCCGAGATGGGCAGCGGCGCAGTGATTGTGGTGAACTTGTCCGGCCGCGGTGACAAGGACGTCGAGACCGCCGCACAGTGGTTCGGCCTGCTCGATACGCGAGGCGACAGCCACTCATGA
- the trpC gene encoding indole-3-glycerol phosphate synthase TrpC yields MSSATVLDSILEGVHADVAAREAVVSLSEVKAAAAAAPPPLDVMAALRAPGIAVIAEVKRASPSAGQLAPIPDPAKLARAYEDGGARIISVVTEERRFYGTLADLDAVRAAVSVPVLRKDFVVCPYQIHEARAHGADMLLLIVAALEQPALVSMLDRTESLGMTALVEVHTEEEADRALKAGARVIGVNARDLTTLEVDRDCFARIAPGLPSDVIRIAESGVRGTADLLAYAGAGADAVLVGEGLVTSADPRAAVADLVTAGTHPSCPKPAR; encoded by the coding sequence ATGAGTTCGGCAACCGTGCTCGACTCCATCCTGGAGGGAGTCCACGCCGATGTTGCCGCCCGTGAAGCCGTGGTCAGCCTGTCCGAGGTCAAAGCGGCCGCCGCCGCAGCACCGCCGCCGCTTGACGTCATGGCGGCGTTGCGTGCGCCGGGGATCGCGGTCATCGCCGAGGTCAAGCGCGCCAGCCCGTCGGCGGGTCAGCTCGCGCCCATCCCCGATCCGGCGAAGCTGGCCCGCGCATACGAGGACGGCGGCGCGCGCATCATCAGCGTGGTCACCGAGGAGCGGCGCTTTTACGGCACGCTGGCCGATCTCGATGCGGTGCGCGCCGCGGTGTCGGTGCCGGTGCTGCGCAAAGACTTTGTGGTTTGTCCCTACCAGATTCACGAGGCCCGGGCACACGGCGCCGACATGCTGCTGCTGATCGTTGCGGCGCTCGAGCAGCCCGCGTTGGTGTCGATGCTGGACCGCACCGAGTCGTTGGGCATGACCGCTCTGGTGGAGGTGCACACCGAAGAAGAAGCCGACCGGGCTTTGAAGGCCGGCGCGCGGGTGATCGGGGTCAATGCCCGCGATCTCACGACGCTGGAAGTCGACCGCGATTGCTTTGCCCGGATCGCGCCCGGTCTACCCTCCGACGTGATCAGGATCGCCGAGTCGGGGGTCCGCGGTACCGCCGATCTGCTGGCGTACGCGGGTGCCGGTGCGGACGCGGTGCTGGTGGGCGAAGGCCTGGTCACCAGCGCTGATCCCCGGGCCGCGGTCGCCGATCTGGTCACCGCAGGCACCCACCCGTCCTGCCCGAAGCCGGCCCGCTAG
- a CDS encoding prolipoprotein diacylglyceryl transferase translates to MTTILAYFPSPPRGVWHLGPIPIRAYALFIIAGIVVALLIGDRRWAARGGERGVIYDIALWAVPFGLVGGRLYHLITDWRTYFGGGGAGPGAALRIWDGGLGIWGAVALGGVGAWIACRRRGIPLPAFADAVAPGIVLAQAIGRLGNYFNQELYGRETTLPWGMEVFYRRDPSGFVDVHSLDGVSTGQLAMVVQPTFLYELLWNVLVFVALIYIDRRLNIGHGRLFALYVAGYCVGRFCIELLRDDPATHIAGIRINSFTSTFVFIGAVVYVMLAPRGREDPASLGADRTAVEEEPAPEPATELAAVASGAAGPTGHDADGLAESAETTGDAEATGHADAHEAPGDDAAEPVDDPGDDRADEPEPTDAEPREPETES, encoded by the coding sequence ATGACGACGATCCTCGCCTACTTCCCGAGCCCGCCACGCGGGGTGTGGCACCTGGGCCCGATTCCCATCCGCGCCTATGCGCTGTTCATCATCGCCGGCATCGTCGTTGCGCTGCTGATCGGGGATCGACGCTGGGCGGCGCGCGGCGGCGAGCGTGGCGTCATTTACGACATCGCGCTGTGGGCAGTGCCTTTCGGGCTGGTCGGCGGCCGGCTCTACCACCTGATCACCGACTGGCGCACGTATTTCGGCGGCGGCGGTGCAGGGCCCGGGGCGGCACTGCGGATCTGGGACGGCGGATTGGGGATCTGGGGCGCGGTGGCGCTGGGCGGTGTGGGCGCGTGGATTGCGTGCCGCCGCCGCGGCATCCCGCTGCCGGCCTTCGCCGACGCGGTGGCTCCGGGGATCGTGCTGGCGCAGGCGATCGGCCGGCTCGGGAACTATTTCAACCAGGAACTCTACGGCCGCGAGACCACGCTGCCGTGGGGCATGGAGGTGTTCTACCGGCGTGATCCGTCGGGATTCGTCGACGTGCATTCCCTCGACGGCGTGTCGACCGGCCAGTTGGCGATGGTGGTGCAGCCGACATTCCTCTACGAACTCCTTTGGAATGTCTTGGTATTCGTCGCGCTGATCTACATCGACCGGCGGCTCAACATCGGCCACGGTCGCCTGTTCGCGCTCTATGTCGCCGGCTATTGCGTGGGCCGCTTCTGCATCGAGCTGCTCCGCGACGACCCGGCGACCCACATCGCCGGGATCAGGATCAACTCGTTCACATCGACGTTCGTCTTCATCGGCGCGGTGGTCTACGTGATGTTGGCGCCGAGGGGACGCGAGGATCCAGCCAGTCTCGGCGCCGATCGCACGGCCGTGGAGGAGGAACCGGCGCCAGAGCCGGCGACCGAACTTGCCGCTGTCGCGTCGGGCGCGGCGGGGCCGACCGGTCACGACGCCGACGGGCTCGCCGAGTCGGCCGAGACAACGGGGGACGCCGAAGCGACAGGGCACGCTGACGCACATGAGGCCCCCGGCGACGACGCGGCCGAACCCGTCGACGACCCCGGCGACGACCGGGCCGACGAACCCGAACCCACAGATGCTGAGCCGCGGGAGCCCGAAACGGAGTCCTGA
- a CDS encoding DUF2752 domain-containing protein, whose translation MAPSRLPENARSSGRRRRYGRLGCGVLVTAAVTYLVLVDPHNPHSLFPLCPFKALTGWNCPMCGGLRMLHDVLHADLTAAIADNVFLLVGLPMLAAWILPRRRQHPVLPIPAVLTVAAAAIAWTVLRNLPGFPLVPTVTGG comes from the coding sequence ATGGCACCTAGCCGATTACCCGAGAACGCCCGATCGAGCGGTCGGCGTCGTCGATACGGCCGGCTCGGCTGCGGCGTGCTGGTGACCGCTGCCGTGACCTATCTAGTCCTGGTCGACCCGCACAATCCGCATTCGCTGTTTCCGCTGTGCCCCTTCAAGGCGCTTACCGGCTGGAATTGCCCGATGTGCGGCGGGCTTCGGATGCTGCATGACGTGCTGCACGCGGACCTGACGGCGGCCATCGCCGACAACGTTTTCCTGCTTGTCGGGCTGCCGATGCTGGCGGCGTGGATCCTGCCTCGCCGCCGACAGCATCCGGTGCTGCCGATACCCGCGGTGCTGACCGTCGCCGCCGCGGCGATCGCCTGGACGGTGTTGCGCAACCTGCCCGGTTTCCCGTTGGTTCCGACAGTTACCGGCGGGTAA
- a CDS encoding anthranilate synthase component I — protein MQAELAAATTSRETFRALAAEHRVVPVTRKVLADAETPLSAYRKLAANRPGTFLLESAENGRSWSRWSFVGAGAPSALTVRDGQAVWLGAVPQDAPTGGDPLQALRATLELLATAPLPGLPPLSGGMVGFFAYDLVRRLERLPELAVDDLHLPDMLLLLATDLAAVDHHEGTITLIANAVNWNGTDERVDEAYDDAIVRLDVMTAALGQPLPSTVATFSRPEPKHRAQRTVEEYGAIVDYLVRQIEAGEAFQVVPSQRFEMDTDVEPIDVYRILRASNPSPYMYLLHVPNDVGGTDFSIVGSSPEALVTVHDRWATTHPIAGTRWRGHTDEEDILLEKELLEDDKERAEHLMLVDLGRNDLGRVCVPGTVRVEDYSHIERYSHVMHLVSTVTGMLADGRTALDAVTACFPAGTLSGAPKVRAMELIEEVEKTRRGLYGGVIGYLDFAGNADFAIAIRTALMRNGTAYVQAGGGVVADSNGPYEHTEATNKARAVLGAIAAAETLTAPDTGGNGEA, from the coding sequence ATGCAGGCCGAACTCGCCGCCGCCACCACGTCGCGGGAGACGTTCCGGGCGCTGGCGGCCGAGCATCGGGTCGTGCCGGTCACGCGCAAGGTCTTGGCCGACGCGGAGACCCCGCTGTCGGCCTACCGCAAGCTGGCCGCCAACCGGCCGGGCACGTTCCTGTTGGAGTCGGCGGAGAACGGCCGGTCGTGGTCGCGGTGGTCGTTCGTCGGCGCCGGGGCGCCGTCGGCGTTGACGGTGCGCGACGGCCAAGCGGTGTGGCTGGGTGCGGTGCCGCAGGACGCGCCGACCGGCGGCGACCCGCTGCAGGCGCTGCGCGCCACCCTGGAGTTGCTGGCTACCGCCCCGCTGCCGGGGCTTCCGCCGCTGTCGGGCGGCATGGTCGGGTTCTTCGCATACGACCTGGTGCGGCGGCTCGAGCGGCTGCCCGAGCTGGCGGTCGACGACCTGCATCTGCCCGACATGCTGTTACTGCTGGCTACCGATCTCGCCGCGGTCGACCACCACGAGGGCACGATCACGCTGATCGCGAACGCGGTGAACTGGAACGGCACCGACGAGCGCGTCGACGAGGCCTACGACGACGCGATCGTGCGGCTGGACGTGATGACCGCCGCACTGGGCCAGCCGCTGCCGTCGACCGTGGCCACCTTCAGCCGGCCCGAGCCCAAACACCGTGCCCAGCGCACCGTCGAGGAATACGGCGCGATCGTCGACTATCTCGTGCGCCAGATCGAGGCCGGCGAAGCCTTCCAGGTGGTGCCCTCGCAGCGCTTCGAAATGGACACCGACGTCGAACCCATCGACGTGTACCGGATCTTGCGGGCTTCTAACCCCAGCCCGTACATGTATCTGCTTCATGTGCCGAATGACGTTGGCGGAACAGATTTTTCGATCGTCGGCTCTAGCCCGGAAGCACTGGTGACCGTGCACGACCGGTGGGCGACGACGCATCCGATCGCCGGAACGCGGTGGAGGGGACACACCGACGAAGAGGACATCCTGCTGGAAAAGGAGCTGCTCGAAGACGACAAAGAGCGCGCCGAACACCTGATGCTGGTTGATCTGGGCCGCAACGACCTCGGCCGGGTCTGCGTGCCGGGAACGGTGCGCGTCGAGGATTACAGCCACATCGAGCGCTACAGCCATGTCATGCACCTGGTTTCGACCGTGACCGGGATGCTGGCCGACGGCCGCACCGCGCTGGACGCCGTGACGGCCTGCTTTCCCGCCGGCACGTTGTCCGGCGCCCCGAAAGTGCGGGCGATGGAGCTGATCGAAGAGGTAGAAAAGACCCGCCGCGGCCTCTACGGCGGTGTCATCGGCTATCTCGACTTTGCCGGCAACGCCGATTTCGCCATCGCCATCCGCACCGCGCTGATGCGCAACGGCACCGCGTACGTGCAAGCGGGCGGCGGGGTGGTGGCCGACTCCAACGGGCCCTACGAGCACACCGAAGCGACGAACAAGGCCCGCGCGGTGCTGGGCGCCATCGCCGCCGCCGAGACGCTTACCGCGCCCGACACCGGCGGCAATGGCGAAGCCTAA
- a CDS encoding NINE protein — translation MTDSPQQGPPGGDWHPASSPPPYRPPGGYVDPSAPYGRHPVTGEPLSDKSKVVAGLLQLIGLLGFLGFGRIYLGYTGLGVAQLLIGLFVAILTLGFGAVVPVIWGIVDAVLILTDKVRDPQGRPLRDGT, via the coding sequence ATGACGGACTCGCCGCAGCAAGGTCCCCCCGGTGGCGATTGGCACCCGGCGAGTTCCCCGCCGCCCTACCGGCCACCCGGCGGTTATGTCGATCCGAGTGCGCCCTACGGTAGGCATCCGGTGACCGGGGAGCCGTTGTCGGATAAATCCAAGGTCGTCGCCGGGCTTTTGCAGCTGATCGGGTTGCTGGGGTTCCTTGGGTTCGGGCGTATCTACCTCGGCTACACGGGGCTGGGCGTCGCACAGCTGTTGATCGGGTTGTTCGTGGCGATTCTGACCCTCGGTTTCGGCGCCGTCGTTCCGGTGATCTGGGGCATCGTGGACGCGGTTTTGATCCTCACCGACAAAGTGCGCGACCCGCAGGGCCGCCCACTGCGCGATGGCACCTAG
- a CDS encoding TIGR02234 family membrane protein — translation MAKPKRRRRPIVATAQLLLAVAACGLWAAARLPWVVVRSFDGLGPPKTVTVSGATWSAALVPLAVLLLTIVLAALAVRGWPLRLLAVLAAAASLASGYLAIGLWALPDVAVRGAELAHVPVVTLVGSERRYWGAVITLAAAVCALAGAVLLMRSAAGAATTKYANRAARRSTARSDDDAMSERVMWDALDEGRDPTDRPGEPAAQPDPDPRHEADTEGR, via the coding sequence ATGGCGAAGCCTAAGCGGCGGCGCAGACCGATCGTTGCGACCGCCCAGCTGTTGCTGGCGGTCGCCGCCTGCGGACTGTGGGCGGCGGCGCGGCTGCCGTGGGTCGTCGTGCGCTCGTTCGACGGGCTCGGGCCACCCAAGACCGTTACCGTTTCCGGCGCGACGTGGTCGGCGGCGCTGGTCCCGCTGGCGGTGCTGCTGCTGACCATCGTGCTGGCCGCACTGGCGGTGCGGGGATGGCCGTTGCGGCTGCTGGCCGTGCTGGCGGCGGCCGCGAGCCTGGCCAGCGGCTACCTGGCCATCGGCTTGTGGGCGTTGCCCGACGTGGCGGTGCGTGGCGCCGAACTGGCCCATGTCCCGGTAGTCACGCTGGTGGGCAGCGAGCGTCGCTACTGGGGGGCGGTGATCACCCTGGCCGCCGCGGTATGCGCGTTGGCCGGCGCGGTGTTGCTGATGCGCTCGGCGGCGGGGGCGGCGACGACCAAATACGCGAACCGGGCCGCACGCCGGTCCACGGCGCGCAGCGATGACGATGCGATGTCGGAGCGCGTGATGTGGGATGCGCTCGACGAAGGCCGCGATCCGACGGATCGGCCCGGCGAACCGGCAGCGCAGCCGGATCCGGATCCGCGACACGAAGCTGACACCGAGGGTCGGTGA
- a CDS encoding peroxiredoxin, which translates to MKTGDTAPDFELPDQTGTPRKLSELLADGPVVLFFYPAAGTAGCTREACHFRDVGSEFAAVGAQRVGISTDPVNKQAKFAGDHGFDYPLLSDADGTVAAQFGVKRGLLGKLMPVKRTTFVIGTDRKVLDVIGSEFNFSSHADKALATLRARAGQSG; encoded by the coding sequence ATGAAAACCGGTGACACCGCGCCCGACTTCGAACTGCCCGATCAGACGGGAACGCCCCGCAAGCTCAGCGAGTTGCTCGCCGACGGGCCCGTCGTGCTGTTCTTCTACCCCGCCGCCGGAACGGCCGGCTGCACGCGGGAGGCCTGCCACTTCCGCGATGTGGGCAGCGAGTTCGCCGCGGTGGGCGCCCAGCGGGTGGGCATCAGCACCGACCCGGTGAACAAGCAAGCCAAGTTCGCCGGCGATCACGGGTTCGACTACCCGCTGCTGTCCGACGCCGACGGAACGGTGGCTGCGCAGTTCGGAGTCAAACGCGGACTGCTGGGGAAGTTGATGCCGGTCAAACGCACCACTTTCGTCATCGGCACCGACCGCAAGGTGCTCGACGTGATCGGCAGCGAGTTCAATTTCAGCTCCCACGCGGACAAGGCGTTGGCCACGCTGCGGGCGCGGGCGGGGCAGTCGGGTTAA